The following proteins are encoded in a genomic region of Necator americanus strain Aroian chromosome II, whole genome shotgun sequence:
- a CDS encoding hypothetical protein (NECATOR_CHRII.G7132.T1), giving the protein MLRHLLIAVSSIAFAIAFHQYRELKCSTPTNTIRGGPHRAECQLILKEEELETGRPVPKGLGCWKEDHEGEEREYCDIVCPNSHTVFISYIDQGHRACFNYITYQIEKRAEERYLWRSGKCLNSTVNYRIGCKFDDPFDTQYKSDNEILARLRARARRA; this is encoded by the exons ATGCTCCGCCATCTTTTAATCGCTGTCTCCTCAATCGCATTCGCAATCGCCTTCCATC AATATCGAGAACTGAAATGTTCAACACCCACGAACACCATTCGGGGTGGTCCGCACAG GGCTGAGTGCCAGCTGATCCTCAAGGAAGAAGAGCTAGAAACCGGCCGACCAGTACCTAAAGGTCTTGGATGTTGGAAG gaGGATCACGAAGGAGAGGAGAGAGAGTACTGCGACATAGTTTGTCCCAACTCGCACACCGTCTTCATCTCATACATCGACCAAGGTCACCGCGCATGCTTCAACTACATCACATATCAGATTGAAAAG CGTGCTGAGGAACGATACTTGTGGCGAAGCGGAAAGTGCCTCAACTCCACCGTCAACTACCGCATCGGGTGCAAGTTCGATGATCCTTTCGACACCCAGTACAAATCCGACAACGAGATTCTCGCCCGTCTTCGCGCTCGTGCTCGCAGAGCATGA